A single genomic interval of Bradyrhizobium sp. sBnM-33 harbors:
- a CDS encoding Gfo/Idh/MocA family oxidoreductase produces the protein MKTYALIGAAGYIAPRHMRAMADTGGKLAVAYDPNDSVGIIDSHFPDAGFFTEFELFDRHVDRLRRRGSKIDYVAICSPNYLHDAHCRFALRTGIDAICEKPLALTPQIIDELAEIERDTGRRISTILQLRLHPAIIALRERFAKSKKRHKVELTYITSRGRWYHTSWKGDEAKSGGVATNIGVHFFDMLSFVFGSASRNEAHLREPDRAAGSLECERADVSWFLSLDRNDLPDSIKGKNTTYRSITVDGEEVEFSEGFTDLHTRSYEEIIAGRGFGLDEVRPSIDIVSTFRNAPTIKSNGVHAFAQRAMHR, from the coding sequence ATGAAGACCTACGCATTGATCGGCGCTGCAGGCTATATCGCACCGCGGCACATGCGGGCTATGGCAGACACCGGGGGCAAGTTGGCGGTGGCCTACGATCCCAATGACTCTGTCGGTATCATCGACAGTCATTTTCCCGATGCCGGATTCTTCACGGAGTTCGAGCTTTTTGACCGTCATGTTGACAGGCTGCGGCGTCGCGGCAGCAAGATCGACTATGTGGCGATCTGTTCGCCAAACTATCTGCATGATGCGCATTGCCGCTTCGCTCTTCGCACGGGTATCGACGCCATCTGCGAAAAGCCGCTTGCCCTGACCCCTCAAATTATCGATGAGCTGGCCGAGATTGAGCGCGACACCGGTCGGCGCATATCGACCATCCTACAGCTAAGATTGCACCCGGCGATCATCGCGCTGCGTGAGCGTTTCGCCAAGAGCAAGAAGCGCCACAAGGTCGAGCTGACCTACATCACCTCCCGCGGCCGATGGTATCACACGTCGTGGAAGGGAGACGAAGCGAAATCCGGTGGGGTGGCGACCAACATCGGCGTGCATTTCTTCGACATGCTCAGCTTCGTGTTTGGATCAGCGAGCCGCAACGAAGCCCACCTGCGCGAGCCGGACAGGGCGGCGGGCTCGTTGGAATGCGAGCGCGCCGACGTGAGCTGGTTCCTGTCTCTGGACCGCAACGATCTGCCTGACAGCATCAAGGGCAAGAACACGACGTATCGTTCCATCACCGTCGACGGCGAGGAGGTCGAGTTCTCTGAGGGGTTTACCGACCTGCACACGAGGAGCTACGAAGAGATCATCGCCGGCCGCGGTTTCGGCCTAGACGAGGTTCGCCCCTCGATTGATATCGTATCCACGTTCCGCAATGCACCGACCATTAAGAGCAATGGCGTTCATGCCTTTGCCCAGAGGGCAATGCACAGATGA
- a CDS encoding acyltransferase has product MSEMREDPRFPGVLIHQSSYVDDGAVIGRGTKIWHFCHILPRTVIGENCSIGQNVVIGPNVRIGSGCKIQNNVSIYDGVELADDVFCGPSCVFTNVNNPRAGVSRKDEFRKTPIGRGASIGANATIVCGHSLGEYCFVGAGAVITKDVPNFALMAGNPARRIGWMSRAGERLGADLVCARSGERYRETAPGRLSCDQ; this is encoded by the coding sequence ATGAGCGAGATGCGCGAGGATCCGCGCTTTCCGGGCGTATTAATCCATCAATCGAGCTACGTCGACGACGGTGCCGTGATCGGGCGCGGCACCAAGATCTGGCACTTCTGTCACATTCTGCCGCGCACGGTGATCGGCGAGAACTGCTCGATCGGCCAGAACGTGGTGATCGGTCCGAATGTGAGGATCGGAAGCGGTTGCAAGATCCAGAACAACGTCTCGATCTACGATGGCGTCGAGCTTGCAGATGACGTGTTTTGCGGTCCAAGCTGTGTCTTCACGAACGTCAACAATCCCCGGGCGGGCGTTTCGCGGAAGGACGAGTTTCGCAAGACGCCGATTGGGCGCGGCGCAAGCATCGGCGCAAATGCCACCATCGTCTGCGGACATTCGCTTGGCGAATATTGCTTCGTTGGTGCCGGCGCGGTGATCACGAAGGACGTTCCGAATTTCGCCCTGATGGCGGGCAATCCAGCACGAAGGATCGGCTGGATGAGCAGGGCAGGTGAAAGACTGGGGGCAGATCTGGTGTGTGCGCGATCGGGCGAGCGGTACCGGGAAACGGCCCCGGGCCGCCTATCCTGCGACCAGTGA
- a CDS encoding transcription termination/antitermination protein NusG, whose product MMATECGSRWYLVQTQVNAEAKAAVNLGRQGFAVYLPRYLKRRSHARKVETVARPLFPRYLFVGINLAAQRWRAIQSTLGVSHLVCWSDKPASVDDAVVNSLKAREDESGFIKLVSRAAFSPGDRVRIIEGAFTNSLALVEGVSDQRRVALLLDLLGRKVRVLVEADLIAAV is encoded by the coding sequence ATGATGGCGACGGAGTGCGGTTCTCGCTGGTATCTCGTGCAAACGCAGGTCAATGCCGAGGCAAAGGCCGCGGTCAACCTTGGCCGCCAGGGATTTGCCGTTTATCTTCCCCGTTACCTGAAGCGCCGCAGCCACGCCCGAAAGGTAGAGACGGTGGCGCGTCCGTTGTTTCCGCGCTATCTTTTTGTTGGGATCAACCTCGCGGCGCAGAGATGGCGCGCCATTCAATCGACGCTCGGCGTCTCGCATCTCGTTTGCTGGAGCGACAAGCCGGCGTCGGTGGACGATGCGGTGGTCAACTCCTTGAAGGCGCGCGAGGACGAAAGCGGATTCATCAAGCTCGTATCCCGGGCTGCTTTCTCTCCCGGCGACAGGGTTCGGATCATCGAAGGCGCGTTCACCAACAGTCTTGCGCTGGTGGAGGGTGTCAGCGATCAACGTCGAGTAGCGCTTTTGCTCGATTTGCTGGGTCGCAAGGTACGCGTGCTTGTCGAGGCCGATCTGATCGCCGCGGTCTGA